A window of the Constrictibacter sp. MBR-5 genome harbors these coding sequences:
- the folD gene encoding bifunctional methylenetetrahydrofolate dehydrogenase/methenyltetrahydrofolate cyclohydrolase FolD, translated as MGDVIDGKAFAAGLRATVGGQVAALTAAGGHRPGLAVVLVGADPASQVYVRHKVEATREAGMESFRTDLPAETSEADLLALIARLNADDAVDGILVQLPLPPQIDADKVLLAIDPAKDVDGFHPINVGRLNAGMPALAPCTPTGCMMLLKDRLGDLSGLRALVLGRSNIVGKPMAALLLQANCTVTIAHSRTRDLAEECRRADILVAAVGKPRMVRGGWIKPGATVIDVGVNRIPTDDGKTRLVGDVAFDEAVQVAGAITPVPGGVGPMTIAVLLHNTLVASCRRHGVDLPAA; from the coding sequence ATGGGCGACGTGATCGACGGCAAGGCATTTGCGGCGGGACTGCGCGCGACGGTGGGCGGCCAGGTGGCGGCGCTGACGGCGGCCGGCGGCCACCGCCCCGGCCTGGCGGTCGTCCTGGTCGGCGCCGATCCGGCGAGCCAGGTCTATGTTCGGCACAAGGTGGAGGCGACGCGGGAGGCCGGCATGGAGTCCTTCCGCACCGACCTGCCGGCCGAGACCTCGGAAGCGGACCTGCTGGCGCTGATCGCGCGGCTGAACGCCGACGACGCGGTCGACGGCATCCTGGTGCAGCTGCCGCTGCCGCCGCAGATCGACGCCGACAAGGTGCTGCTGGCGATCGACCCGGCCAAGGACGTGGACGGTTTCCACCCGATCAACGTCGGCCGGCTGAATGCCGGCATGCCCGCACTGGCGCCCTGCACGCCGACCGGCTGCATGATGCTGCTGAAGGACCGGCTGGGTGACCTGAGCGGGCTGCGCGCCCTGGTGCTGGGACGGTCGAACATCGTCGGCAAGCCCATGGCGGCCCTGCTGCTGCAGGCCAACTGCACCGTCACCATCGCCCATTCGCGCACCCGTGACCTGGCCGAGGAGTGCCGACGCGCCGACATCCTGGTCGCCGCAGTCGGCAAGCCGCGCATGGTGCGCGGCGGCTGGATCAAGCCGGGCGCCACGGTGATCGACGTCGGCGTCAACCGCATCCCGACCGACGACGGCAAGACGCGGCTGGTCGGCGACGTGGCCTTCGACGAGGCGGTGCAGGTCGCAGGCGCCATCACGCCGGTCCCCGGCGGCGTCGGCCCGATGACCATCGCCGTCCTGCTGCACAACACGCTGGTGGCGTCCTGCCGCCGGCATGGGGTAGACCTGCCGGCAGCCTGA
- a CDS encoding DUF167 domain-containing protein, with protein sequence MEGASPFGRAGDGVTFGVRLTPRAKRPGFLGVAAGADGRPRLLVAVAAPPVEGAANVALIEWLAAAWRVPKSALNIRTGAGGREKVLHLAGDPDALERRLGEWLNGAAGGAA encoded by the coding sequence GTGGAGGGCGCATCGCCCTTCGGCCGTGCCGGCGACGGCGTGACGTTCGGCGTGCGCCTGACGCCGCGGGCGAAGCGACCGGGCTTCCTGGGCGTGGCGGCGGGGGCCGACGGACGGCCGCGACTGCTGGTCGCGGTGGCCGCACCGCCGGTCGAGGGCGCCGCGAACGTCGCACTGATCGAATGGCTTGCCGCGGCGTGGCGGGTCCCCAAGTCTGCGCTGAACATACGGACGGGCGCCGGCGGACGCGAGAAGGTGCTCCACCTCGCCGGCGACCCGGATGCGCTGGAGCGGCGGCTCGGCGAATGGCTGAACGGTGCCGCGGGTGGCGCGGCCTGA
- a CDS encoding YggT family protein yields the protein MNALTVTIVELIATVIDLYIWVLIISAVMSWLVAFGVINTNNRFVYTVLDVLWRLTEPVLRPIRRLLPNLGGIDISPVILILLLYFVRNLLMRLAFGM from the coding sequence ATGAACGCGCTCACCGTCACGATCGTCGAGCTGATCGCCACGGTCATCGACCTGTATATCTGGGTGCTGATCATCTCCGCGGTGATGAGCTGGCTGGTGGCGTTCGGCGTCATCAACACGAACAACCGCTTCGTCTATACGGTGCTGGACGTGCTGTGGCGCCTGACGGAGCCGGTGCTGCGGCCGATCCGGCGGCTGCTGCCCAACCTCGGCGGCATCGACATCTCGCCGGTCATCCTGATCCTGCTGCTCTACTTCGTGCGCAACCTTCTGATGCGCCTCGCCTTCGGAATGTAG
- a CDS encoding DUF6538 domain-containing protein produces the protein MGYLLGLSRRRSRYYYRCPVPADLVGRIGRREISRSLLTADVRIARKRWRRAAIMTANLWVAVQQAVEQHEIDALIAGWLSARLDNDRRQRVETDFAAAFAAHTGMSRHAAAAYVIGSDAEAQLPQWQRESAKATGLQSHSQRSRCTSASIGG, from the coding sequence ATGGGATACCTGCTCGGGCTCAGCCGTCGGCGGTCTCGTTACTACTATAGGTGTCCGGTTCCGGCGGACCTCGTCGGCCGGATTGGTCGGCGAGAGATCAGTCGCAGTTTGCTGACAGCTGACGTGCGAATCGCGCGTAAACGGTGGCGCCGCGCCGCTATAATGACCGCGAATCTTTGGGTGGCGGTGCAGCAGGCAGTGGAACAGCACGAGATAGACGCACTCATCGCGGGATGGCTATCCGCGCGGCTCGACAACGATCGGCGCCAGCGGGTCGAGACCGATTTCGCGGCGGCTTTCGCGGCGCATACCGGCATGAGCCGGCATGCTGCTGCGGCTTATGTGATCGGCTCCGATGCAGAGGCGCAGCTTCCGCAGTGGCAGCGCGAGTCCGCGAAAGCGACTGGGCTGCAGTCGCACTCACAGCGCTCGAGGTGCACCTCCGCGTCGATCGGAGGCTGA